One genomic region from Conexibacter woesei DSM 14684 encodes:
- a CDS encoding GAF and ANTAR domain-containing protein encodes MPTGRLSAVLRAMAEAGADDAASPVDRICAAAVALLSLSGAGLSLMVDGQLRGTAGVSDPGIAAVQELQLMLGEGPCVDAWESSAPVMEPELADPVPVRWPAFGPAGVTAGIRAVFALPLHVGAIRVGVLVLYRDRAGALTADELVDGLVLADVAVHTVLGLQAGAPADGLHELLAKAPPHWAEVHQATGMVSAQLDVSLDEAFVRLRGHAFAEGLDLRVVAREVVERRLRLEGPA; translated from the coding sequence GTGCCGACCGGTCGACTGAGCGCCGTGCTGCGGGCGATGGCGGAGGCCGGGGCCGACGACGCGGCCTCGCCCGTCGACCGGATCTGCGCGGCGGCGGTCGCGCTGCTCTCGCTCAGCGGAGCCGGGCTCTCGCTGATGGTCGACGGCCAGCTGCGTGGGACGGCGGGCGTGTCCGACCCCGGGATCGCGGCAGTGCAGGAGCTGCAGCTGATGCTCGGCGAGGGTCCGTGCGTCGACGCGTGGGAGAGCAGCGCGCCTGTCATGGAGCCGGAGCTGGCCGACCCGGTTCCGGTGCGCTGGCCGGCGTTCGGCCCAGCCGGAGTGACAGCAGGGATCCGGGCGGTCTTCGCGCTGCCGCTGCACGTCGGGGCGATCCGCGTCGGCGTGCTCGTGCTCTACCGCGATCGCGCGGGAGCGTTGACCGCCGACGAGCTGGTCGACGGCCTGGTGCTCGCCGACGTCGCCGTCCACACCGTCCTCGGCCTCCAGGCGGGAGCCCCGGCCGACGGACTCCACGAGCTGCTGGCGAAGGCGCCGCCGCACTGGGCGGAGGTCCATCAGGCGACGGGGATGGTCTCCGCACAGCTGGACGTCTCCCTCGACGAGGCGTTCGTGCGTCTGCGCGGTCACGCGTTCGCGGAGGGGCTGGACCTGCGGGTGGTCGCCCGCGAGGTCGTCGAGCGCCGGCTGCGACTGGAGGGCCCGGCGTGA
- a CDS encoding GAF and ANTAR domain-containing protein: protein MTREQRIVETFVELADTMVDDFDVLEFLHRLTERCVELLDCAEAGLLLADAAGTLRVMASSSERSEALELLETQNDEGPCFECYQHGRAMFSEDLRAAADRWPRFAPAAVEKGFRSVQAVPMRVRGETIGALNLFRADAGRLTERDVPLGQGMADVAAIALLQERAVREARGVVEQLQGALRSRVMIEQAKGVLAERAQVGVDVAFARLRAHARTHNLRLSAVARDVIDGRLDASLTVAEPGSSTSER from the coding sequence ATGACACGAGAGCAGCGGATCGTGGAGACGTTCGTCGAGCTGGCCGACACGATGGTCGACGATTTCGACGTGCTGGAGTTCCTGCACCGGCTGACCGAACGCTGCGTGGAGCTGCTCGACTGCGCCGAGGCCGGACTGCTGCTGGCGGATGCCGCGGGAACGCTGCGGGTGATGGCGTCCTCGAGCGAGCGCTCGGAGGCGCTGGAGCTGCTGGAGACCCAGAACGACGAGGGTCCCTGCTTCGAGTGCTACCAGCACGGCCGGGCGATGTTCAGCGAGGACCTCCGCGCCGCGGCCGATCGCTGGCCGCGGTTCGCGCCGGCCGCCGTCGAGAAGGGGTTCCGCTCCGTGCAGGCGGTCCCGATGCGGGTGCGCGGCGAGACGATCGGGGCGCTGAACCTGTTCCGTGCCGACGCCGGGCGGCTGACCGAGCGCGACGTCCCGCTCGGCCAGGGAATGGCCGACGTCGCCGCGATCGCGCTGCTGCAGGAGCGCGCGGTGCGCGAGGCGCGCGGGGTCGTCGAGCAGCTGCAGGGCGCGCTCCGGAGCCGGGTGATGATCGAGCAGGCGAAGGGCGTGTTGGCCGAACGCGCCCAGGTCGGCGTGGACGTAGCGTTCGCGCGGCTGCGCGCTCACGCGCGGACGCACAACCTTCGGCTCAGCGCCGTCGCGCGCGACGTGATCGACGGGCGTCTCGACGCCTCGCTCACCGTCGCCGAGCCGGGCTCGTCGACGTCCGAGCGCTGA